In a genomic window of Lacrimispora sp. BS-2:
- a CDS encoding GyrI-like domain-containing protein produces MAGQYVIFECVGRLPEGQQNIWKRIFTEWFPSSGYEMTDGPQLEWYPEGDITSEEYRSEIWIPVRKKV; encoded by the coding sequence TTGGCCGGCCAATACGTGATCTTTGAATGCGTGGGCAGGCTGCCGGAGGGGCAGCAGAATATATGGAAACGGATCTTTACAGAGTGGTTTCCATCCTCCGGCTATGAGATGACGGACGGACCACAGCTGGAATGGTATCCTGAGGGGGATATCACCTCTGAGGAATATAGGAGCGAAATTTGGATCCCGGTCCGTAAAAAGGTGTAA
- the aguB gene encoding N-carbamoylputrescine amidase, translated as MREVTVAAVQMRCCDDVQKNIANAERLVRQAAGEGAKVILLPELFERQYFCQERQYDFYEYAEPAEENQAVKHFARIAAELQVVLPVSFYEKSGNTMFNSVAVLDGDGTNLGIYRKTHIPDDHYYQEKFYFTPGDTGFRVFDTMYGKIGVGICWDQWFPETARCLALQGAELILYPTAIGSEPILDCDSMEHWRRCMQGHAASNIIPVVAANRIGVESVVPCESNGNQSSSLKFYGSSFITDNTGAVIASMNREEEGVICASFDLDQMMADRRNWGLFRDRRPKMYGEITGKS; from the coding sequence ATGAGAGAGGTAACAGTGGCAGCAGTTCAGATGAGGTGCTGCGATGACGTTCAGAAGAATATTGCAAATGCGGAAAGACTGGTTAGGCAGGCAGCAGGGGAGGGGGCAAAGGTCATTCTCCTTCCGGAGCTGTTTGAACGGCAATACTTTTGTCAGGAGAGGCAGTATGATTTTTATGAATACGCAGAACCGGCAGAGGAGAACCAGGCTGTAAAGCATTTCGCCAGGATTGCGGCCGAACTTCAAGTGGTTCTTCCTGTCAGCTTTTATGAGAAATCAGGAAATACCATGTTCAACTCGGTGGCAGTCCTTGACGGAGATGGGACAAATCTTGGGATATACCGGAAGACTCATATCCCTGATGACCATTATTATCAGGAAAAATTTTATTTCACTCCCGGGGATACCGGTTTTCGGGTATTTGATACCATGTACGGGAAAATAGGTGTAGGAATCTGCTGGGACCAGTGGTTTCCGGAGACAGCAAGGTGCTTGGCTTTACAGGGAGCGGAGCTGATCTTATACCCTACTGCCATTGGAAGCGAACCGATCCTGGACTGTGACAGCATGGAGCACTGGAGACGCTGCATGCAGGGACATGCTGCTTCCAATATCATTCCGGTCGTTGCGGCAAACCGGATTGGAGTGGAATCTGTTGTTCCATGTGAATCCAATGGGAATCAAAGTTCTTCCCTTAAATTTTATGGCTCATCCTTTATTACGGACAATACCGGGGCTGTCATAGCTTCTATGAACAGGGAGGAAGAAGGCGTGATATGCGCTTCCTTTGACCTTGACCAGATGATGGCTGACAGGAGAAACTGGGGGCTTTTCCGTGACCGCAGGCCTAAGATGTACGGGGAAATCACTGGAAAATCTTAA
- the aguA gene encoding agmatine deiminase encodes MEKLKSLPAADGFYMPGEFEPHWGCIMIWPKRPGSWPFGAGKAREAFARIAEAIADSEQVIMLAEADVKESAREMLSDRIQVVVMESDDAWARDVGPTFVVNKERKVRGIDWRFNAWGGTFDGLYPDWKKDDLLAGRFCERFGYPVYDAGHFVLEGGSIHSDGEGTILVTEACLLSAGRNPSLSKIQIEEQLKSYLGAVKVIWLKAGIYQDETNEHVDNVCAFVRPGEVVLAWTDDKDDPQYEMSLADLRILEQETDAAGRYFKIHRLPIPKEPVCITKEELSGFSFEPGEDEREAGERLAASYVNFYISNKGVIVPQFGDVHDQEAVRILGECFPERRIYPVYARDIIVGGGNIHCITQQIPL; translated from the coding sequence CCTCATTGGGGCTGTATTATGATCTGGCCCAAACGGCCCGGCTCCTGGCCCTTTGGGGCAGGAAAGGCCAGGGAGGCTTTTGCCAGGATCGCGGAGGCCATTGCAGACAGCGAGCAGGTGATCATGCTGGCAGAGGCGGATGTGAAGGAAAGCGCCAGGGAGATGCTTTCGGACCGGATCCAGGTGGTTGTCATGGAATCTGACGATGCCTGGGCAAGAGATGTGGGGCCAACCTTTGTGGTCAATAAGGAACGGAAAGTCAGGGGGATCGACTGGCGGTTCAATGCCTGGGGAGGAACCTTTGACGGGCTGTATCCTGACTGGAAAAAGGATGACCTTCTTGCAGGGCGTTTCTGTGAGCGGTTCGGCTATCCGGTTTATGATGCAGGGCATTTTGTCCTGGAGGGAGGTTCCATTCATTCCGATGGGGAAGGCACGATTTTAGTGACGGAAGCCTGCCTTTTAAGCGCCGGGCGGAATCCGTCTCTTTCTAAAATCCAGATTGAAGAACAGCTGAAAAGCTATCTGGGAGCTGTTAAGGTCATCTGGCTGAAAGCAGGCATCTATCAGGATGAAACCAATGAGCACGTGGATAATGTCTGTGCGTTTGTCCGGCCGGGGGAAGTTGTGTTAGCCTGGACGGATGATAAGGATGATCCCCAGTATGAAATGTCCCTGGCTGATTTGAGGATACTGGAACAGGAGACGGATGCAGCGGGAAGGTATTTTAAGATTCACAGGCTTCCCATACCCAAAGAACCGGTCTGCATTACAAAAGAGGAGCTTTCAGGCTTTTCCTTTGAGCCGGGAGAGGATGAAAGGGAGGCAGGAGAGCGCCTGGCTGCCAGCTATGTGAATTTTTACATATCCAATAAAGGGGTGATTGTTCCCCAGTTTGGAGATGTCCATGATCAAGAGGCAGTACGGATATTAGGGGAATGCTTCCCTGAGAGAAGAATCTATCCGGTGTATGCCAGAGATATTATTGTGGGAGGCGGAAATATTCACTGCATCACACAACAAATCCCGTTGTAG